One region of Chryseobacterium muglaense genomic DNA includes:
- a CDS encoding YdeI/OmpD-associated family protein: MEKYNPLVDEYIEKSPDFSKPILNYIREIVHEFCTDAEEAIKWKFPTFMYKGKILCSMVSFKAYCSMGFWLHGEMQTIKNLETDVEKTNMFSLGKITQLEDLPSKPQLKKIILEAMELTNMGVTLKKAAPTKTETAVPDEFQNVLDLNKKALDIFQNASPSFRKEYINWIMEAKTETTRNKRMEQAIEWISEGKGRNWKYEKKK, translated from the coding sequence ATGGAAAAATACAATCCTTTAGTGGATGAATATATTGAGAAATCTCCAGATTTTTCAAAGCCTATTTTAAATTATATCAGAGAAATCGTCCATGAATTTTGTACAGATGCAGAAGAAGCCATCAAGTGGAAATTTCCCACTTTTATGTATAAAGGAAAAATTCTTTGCTCGATGGTTTCATTTAAAGCATATTGCAGCATGGGATTTTGGTTACACGGGGAAATGCAGACGATAAAAAATCTTGAAACGGACGTTGAGAAAACCAATATGTTCAGTTTAGGAAAGATTACCCAATTAGAAGACCTACCTTCAAAACCTCAGCTTAAAAAAATTATTCTTGAAGCAATGGAGCTTACCAACATGGGAGTAACATTAAAAAAAGCAGCACCCACAAAAACGGAAACTGCAGTTCCTGATGAGTTTCAGAATGTTTTAGATCTAAACAAAAAAGCGTTGGATATTTTTCAAAACGCATCCCCTTCTTTCAGAAAAGAATACATCAACTGGATTATGGAAGCCAAAACAGAAACCACCCGAAATAAAAGGATGGAACAAGCCATAGAATGGATCTCTGAAGGAAAAGGCAGAAATTGGAAATACGAGAAGAAGAAATAA
- a CDS encoding DinB/UmuC family translesion DNA polymerase: MFLDLTSFKYIDTHDYCVKIKNEIQDKENIPVSIGVAPTKTLCKVANRIVKDFPEKFNEGVYILDSPEKIEKALKWLNIGDVWGIGRKLSAKMNDSGVYKAWDLLQKPEMWVRQIMGIHGVRMMNELKGIRQLELDAPSPKKSIAVTRSFMQMLTKKDEVRERVETFGMYCSERLRKQNTCCKMVTVFVQTNRFRKDLPEYRNAKTQILSNPTNSSILIGRVVNELFESIFEDGFHYKKAGVIVNDFVPEDQRLISLFEEDEQNQHLPVMKVMDAMNKKYGKDKVRLGSMSGQNTWGRAQISPEYEAFLKNNTLPEANFRFH, from the coding sequence TTGTTTTTAGACCTTACAAGTTTTAAATATATTGACACTCATGATTATTGTGTTAAAATTAAAAATGAAATTCAGGATAAGGAAAATATTCCTGTAAGCATTGGCGTTGCACCTACAAAAACCTTGTGCAAAGTCGCCAACAGAATAGTAAAAGACTTTCCAGAAAAATTCAATGAAGGAGTTTATATTTTAGATAGTCCGGAAAAAATTGAGAAAGCTTTAAAATGGCTTAATATCGGTGATGTTTGGGGAATTGGTCGAAAACTTAGTGCAAAAATGAATGACAGCGGAGTGTATAAAGCATGGGATTTACTTCAAAAACCGGAAATGTGGGTTCGTCAGATAATGGGAATTCATGGAGTAAGAATGATGAATGAGCTGAAAGGAATCCGTCAATTAGAATTAGATGCTCCATCTCCTAAAAAGTCGATTGCAGTGACCAGAAGTTTTATGCAGATGCTTACTAAAAAAGATGAGGTGCGAGAACGTGTAGAAACCTTCGGAATGTATTGTTCAGAAAGGTTAAGAAAACAGAATACCTGTTGTAAAATGGTGACCGTTTTTGTACAGACCAACCGTTTCAGAAAAGATTTACCAGAATACAGGAATGCAAAAACGCAGATTCTTTCCAATCCCACAAATTCATCGATTCTTATTGGCAGAGTGGTGAATGAATTATTTGAATCTATTTTTGAAGATGGTTTTCATTATAAAAAAGCAGGTGTTATCGTCAATGATTTCGTTCCTGAAGATCAACGACTGATTAGTTTGTTTGAAGAAGATGAACAAAATCAACATTTGCCTGTGATGAAAGTGATGGATGCGATGAATAAAAAGTATGGGAAAGATAAAGTGCGTCTCGGAAGCATGAGCGGACAAAATACGTGGGGACGCGCACAAATATCTCCAGAATATGAAGCTTTTCTTAAAAATAATACACTTCCCGAAGCAAATTTCAGATTCCACTAA
- a CDS encoding site-specific integrase: protein MTDFAKHLENFFIKYLIGECNSSKHTIRAYRDAFTLLLIFMKDEKNINADNLQLKHLNRNVILDFLQWLEYKHKNEISTRNQRYAAIRSFCKYLQYEEPMRISEWQNIRSIKLKKNISGSFSYLSIDAIKLLLDQVPLNSSGSRRDLALLALLYDSGARVQEIADLTPDSIRFDNPNTIRLVGKGNKQRIVPLQKEQTDLLKNYIQDFGLNKFGKEKSPLFSNRIGEKLTTAGITYVLKKYAVAARLQNADLIPSKISPHIIRHSKAMHLLQGGVNLVYIRDFLGHKSIQTTEIYARADSKQKREALESVYVNVLPESNTERSWEKNPKLKDFLKSLS, encoded by the coding sequence ATGACAGATTTTGCTAAACATTTGGAAAATTTCTTCATAAAATATCTAATCGGAGAATGTAATTCGTCAAAACATACTATTAGAGCTTATAGAGATGCTTTCACTCTTCTATTAATATTCATGAAAGACGAAAAAAATATTAATGCTGACAATCTACAATTAAAACATTTGAATAGAAATGTTATTTTAGATTTTTTACAATGGCTTGAGTACAAACATAAAAATGAGATTTCAACTAGAAATCAAAGATATGCCGCTATCAGATCTTTTTGTAAGTATCTGCAATATGAGGAGCCAATGAGAATTTCAGAATGGCAGAACATCCGCTCTATCAAACTAAAGAAAAATATAAGCGGAAGTTTCTCTTATCTATCAATAGATGCAATAAAATTACTTTTAGATCAAGTTCCACTAAATTCATCAGGTTCTAGAAGGGATTTGGCTCTTTTGGCATTGTTATATGACAGTGGCGCTCGTGTCCAAGAAATTGCTGACTTGACACCAGATTCTATAAGGTTTGATAATCCAAACACTATAAGATTAGTGGGGAAAGGAAATAAACAACGAATTGTTCCATTGCAGAAAGAACAAACAGATCTTTTAAAAAATTATATACAAGACTTTGGATTGAACAAATTTGGAAAAGAAAAAAGTCCTTTATTCTCTAATCGAATAGGTGAAAAACTTACAACTGCGGGAATAACATATGTTTTAAAAAAATATGCAGTGGCAGCTAGGCTACAAAATGCAGATTTAATACCATCAAAAATTAGCCCTCATATTATCAGACACTCAAAAGCAATGCATTTACTACAAGGTGGTGTTAATCTAGTTTATATTAGAGATTTCTTAGGTCATAAAAGTATACAGACCACAGAAATATATGCTCGTGCTGATTCAAAGCAAAAAAGAGAAGCGTTAGAATCCGTGTATGTAAATGTTCTTCCTGAAAGTAATACAGAAAGATCTTGGGAAAAAAATCCCAAATTGAAAGATTTTCTCAAAAGTCTGAGCTAA
- a CDS encoding tyrosine-type recombinase/integrase, with protein MDKMSEYFTYRSIFSSHIIGFLFEKERKGLLRGLMLKCFMLEFDRFFIEYNIINLNITKELILQWKATRINDNPRNLYHKYVAWVHFCRYLCSIGIECYIPHTPKGGRQNDYIPYVYTHEEILLIFSSADQLRIGKHRNDTPMFVLPAFLRLLYSTGIRIGEALSITNHNVNFDKKIIEIIDTKNDKNKIVAINDSLYEVLFQYQKFKETIPVKGICDANKNFFVTQRGKPCLPNNIHAWFRRLLEYNDIPKQAYFNRPRIHDIRHTAAVHALEKLVRNGEDIYCALPMISVFLGHKNIKSTEAYVKLTNEMFPDLIKKGSITSFVFPDMKYNKNN; from the coding sequence ATGGATAAGATGAGCGAGTATTTTACTTATAGAAGCATATTTTCCTCACATATTATAGGGTTTTTATTTGAAAAGGAACGTAAAGGTCTACTACGTGGTTTGATGTTAAAATGTTTTATGCTTGAATTTGATAGATTTTTTATTGAATATAATATAATAAATCTAAATATAACAAAAGAGCTTATTTTACAATGGAAAGCGACACGTATTAATGATAATCCTCGCAATTTATACCATAAGTATGTTGCGTGGGTGCATTTTTGTAGATATCTGTGTAGTATTGGTATCGAGTGTTATATCCCACATACTCCAAAAGGAGGTAGACAAAATGATTATATTCCATATGTCTATACACATGAGGAAATATTGTTAATATTTTCTAGTGCTGATCAGTTGAGAATCGGAAAGCATCGTAATGACACTCCAATGTTTGTTTTGCCAGCATTTCTACGCCTTCTTTATAGTACTGGGATAAGGATTGGGGAAGCGTTAAGTATCACTAATCATAATGTTAATTTTGATAAAAAAATTATTGAAATTATTGATACTAAGAATGATAAAAATAAAATAGTTGCAATAAATGATTCTCTTTACGAAGTTCTTTTTCAATATCAAAAATTTAAAGAAACTATACCGGTAAAAGGAATATGTGATGCGAACAAAAATTTTTTTGTCACACAGAGGGGTAAACCTTGTTTGCCAAATAATATTCATGCATGGTTTAGAAGATTATTAGAATATAATGATATTCCTAAACAGGCGTATTTTAATAGACCCCGAATACATGATATTAGACATACAGCAGCAGTACACGCTTTAGAAAAACTTGTAAGAAATGGGGAAGATATTTATTGTGCTTTGCCTATGATTTCTGTCTTTTTAGGACATAAAAATATAAAATCAACTGAAGCATATGTTAAATTAACAAATGAAATGTTTCCAGATTTAATTAAGAAAGGAAGCATAACATCTTTTGTTTTTCCAGATATGAAATATAATAAAAACAATTAA
- a CDS encoding site-specific integrase, with protein sequence MEQNLTKLHSKLEKYMKENIISSDLQKKFLFQFLKLQKFMQDSSIEFYSENVGMKYLKFRELPGNSRMTENCAFRFDSRYVDLLNGMLQEKWIIKKGKKDYNEILPTQIGPPLFDFLNRYADERRLSNKTRRNYYIALEKFCNRVEEKSLFSLSQISSETILAFISSLETGKDHAAIILRALLQDLYNQKLITYHMSHILDGVKVRGTVKLSSHYSLEEVRCIESSVDRKYATGKRDYAMILLATRLGLRSSDIRFLQFSNIDWDKNLIVLIQFKTKNKIELPLLTDVGEAIIDYIKNGRAKSDSKYIFLRSKSPYLPMTEGGLHVLISKYFQKANIDDSKRKLGPHSLRHSLATNLLNNGTALPIIADTLGHQSSETTMLYLHISVPTLLKCTLDVPSVSIDFYSQKGKGLSWIR encoded by the coding sequence ATGGAACAAAATCTAACTAAGCTTCATTCTAAACTTGAAAAATATATGAAAGAAAATATTATTTCAAGTGACCTTCAGAAAAAATTTTTATTTCAATTTTTAAAACTTCAAAAATTCATGCAAGATTCTTCAATTGAATTTTACAGTGAAAATGTTGGAATGAAATACTTAAAATTTAGAGAATTGCCAGGGAATAGTCGGATGACAGAAAATTGTGCTTTTAGGTTTGATAGTAGATACGTAGATCTGCTAAATGGTATGTTGCAAGAAAAATGGATTATTAAAAAGGGTAAAAAGGATTACAATGAGATTCTACCTACACAAATAGGCCCTCCTCTTTTTGATTTTTTAAATAGATATGCAGATGAGAGAAGATTAAGTAATAAAACACGTCGGAACTATTATATAGCTTTAGAAAAATTCTGTAACAGAGTGGAAGAGAAAAGTTTATTTTCTCTTTCTCAAATTTCATCAGAAACCATATTAGCGTTCATTAGTTCTTTGGAAACAGGAAAAGATCATGCAGCAATCATTTTAAGAGCTCTACTACAAGATTTGTACAATCAGAAACTTATCACTTATCATATGAGCCATATTCTTGATGGAGTTAAGGTAAGAGGAACAGTAAAATTATCATCGCATTACTCTTTAGAAGAAGTTCGATGCATAGAGTCTTCTGTTGACCGAAAATATGCTACAGGTAAAAGAGATTATGCAATGATATTATTAGCTACTAGATTAGGACTAAGATCATCTGATATAAGATTTTTGCAATTTTCAAATATAGATTGGGATAAAAATTTAATAGTCTTGATACAATTTAAAACAAAAAATAAAATAGAACTTCCGTTATTAACAGATGTAGGCGAAGCTATAATTGATTACATTAAAAACGGTAGGGCGAAATCAGATTCCAAATATATATTTCTACGATCAAAATCTCCATATCTACCAATGACAGAGGGAGGACTTCATGTTTTAATTAGTAAATATTTCCAAAAAGCGAATATAGATGATAGCAAAAGGAAGTTAGGTCCACATTCTTTACGACATAGTCTTGCTACTAATCTTTTAAATAATGGGACAGCATTACCAATAATTGCAGATACTTTGGGGCATCAAAGCTCAGAAACAACTATGCTTTATTTGCATATAAGTGTACCAACTTTGTTGAAATGTACATTAGATGTTCCTAGCGTAAGTATTGATTTTTATTCACAAAAAGGAAAAGGTTTATCATGGATAAGATGA
- a CDS encoding T9SS-dependent choice-of-anchor J family protein translates to MKKILLLAVFSFGMNNAQVFSENFNSGSMPIGWTVENPDTTYNWGVGSSVFYNSLPSGAAFFDDDAAGISSLNSSAKLISPIIDLSSVSNPHLSFKYANMIDTEDSTLKVEVFNGTAWVQVFSFAGLAGTWDFDPDTFDEYLESYDQAQNINLTSYANANFKVRFVYDDAGDYSYGVVVDDIIITSGVLGTSDMSSISDEIKVYPNPVKDYLFVKSNLKISKISLIDMSGKQMKTFNGKSDKYDLSDLQNGVYLILIDNGKEVIKKKIIKK, encoded by the coding sequence TAGCAGTTTTTTCTTTCGGCATGAACAATGCACAAGTATTTTCTGAAAATTTTAATTCTGGCTCTATGCCAATAGGTTGGACAGTTGAAAATCCTGATACTACTTACAATTGGGGAGTGGGTTCATCAGTTTTTTATAACTCATTACCAAGTGGTGCGGCATTTTTTGATGATGATGCTGCGGGTATTAGTTCATTAAATAGTAGTGCTAAGTTAATCTCACCAATCATAGATCTTTCTTCTGTTTCTAATCCACATCTATCTTTTAAGTATGCAAACATGATTGATACTGAGGATTCAACTCTTAAAGTGGAAGTTTTCAATGGTACTGCATGGGTACAAGTATTTAGTTTTGCAGGTTTAGCTGGAACTTGGGACTTCGATCCGGATACTTTTGATGAATATCTTGAAAGCTATGATCAAGCTCAAAATATTAATCTTACGTCTTATGCAAATGCAAATTTTAAGGTGAGATTTGTATATGATGATGCGGGAGATTATTCTTATGGGGTAGTAGTTGATGATATTATTATTACTTCAGGTGTATTAGGCACATCTGATATGTCATCGATTTCGGATGAGATTAAGGTATATCCTAATCCTGTAAAAGATTATCTTTTCGTTAAATCTAACCTAAAAATATCTAAAATAAGTTTGATAGATATGTCAGGGAAGCAAATGAAGACTTTCAATGGAAAATCTGATAAGTATGATCTTTCAGATTTACAAAATGGAGTTTATCTAATTTTAATTGATAACGGAAAAGAAGTTATTAAAAAGAAAATTATTAAGAAATAA